ATTCAGTATTCTTTCTACCTAAAATTGCTTATCTGATCTGAGCTGTTCTCTGTTGTAAATTGCATTTcttgttaattttttaataatactacttatatatatatatcttcatCACATATTTACAGAACTGTTATTTCACCTGTGTATTACAATATCCTGCTTGATGATGTTCATTTTGAACCTTCTTTAAAAGCAATCAGACATTTAACATATCTCTAATAAGTTGCTGGATAGTGACTCTGGACTACTTGTATGATATTTCAGTCGTGCAAATTTGAAGACAAAAGTAAATTCAAATGTGCAATATGAAGGTACATTTAAGAGGTGCAGGTTCAGCCTTACCTTTCTGTCTAGCTTAAGATTAGAAGAAAGGCTTGGCTAAAGTGAGCTGCAGTGGGAAAACGTTACTGAACGCATGTTACTCTGTCTTGAAATTGATGACTTTGTCCATATAAAAAGTGCTATATTATGCTTAGTCCAATTAATGCAATTTCAAGTTGTGATGATCTGCACTGATCTTTCTATACCAATGAGTTTTTGTAggttttaaatgatttttagaaaaaaatacatataggTTAAGATGATATGTGACACAGCTGAAGTTGCATCGTTTTTCCTATGAACTCCTACTTTAAACCAGAATCAGTTCGCTGTAGTAGGttgcttttcagcattttaGAATTATATTTGGGTGGTAGAGAAGAAGCTGTGAGATATCTGAACTGATCTAATTTGGTCAGATGAAACTTGTGGGTAGGGAAATATTTGCTGAGTGTTCTTTTTGATACTTCTTGCTGCAGAGTACCTCAGATTTTAAATGGTTTAATAGCAGATTAACAAGAACAATTTGGATAACTTTTTAGTACATGGCAAGCAAAGCCTTAAAGTGTGCAGGACATGTTGTTGCTTGTATGTCTGTGTATAGATGATACAATGCCACAATGAGAAGTTGAAAAAATGCACATCATTTGATGTatacattttataaaaaatgatttttaaaaataaaagtattcaAAATTAGTATAAGTTTAATCTGTTTTCTCCAGAGTAATGAGGTAACTAATAGTGAGGGGCAGTAGGTCACAGTGTTGTAGAGAAAGAGGCTGCAGCTCCAAGTTGTATACTGctatattaaataagaaatataataCAGTGTGCAATTTTAAGTCACGTAGGCTGCAAAGGATTGCATTTAGTCTCAAATGTGAGATCAGGAGGGTGTGTGGAGACTGTCCTGTAGCCTCACTTCTTTCCTTAGGAGTCAGAGCAAGGAGTGACTTGTTTTCATTAATTGGTGAccatttcctttgaaaactgAGGGAGAATGAAGTGATCAGTGAAGCGTGGGGTCTAAACCGGAGAAAGGAATGGGAGGCTGGGCTGGGTTTACGGTTCAATTATCTGAGATGAGCTGGTTCTGAGGAGGGCTCCCTGGGGAATTCACGGAAGGAAACCTGttctcttcagttttgcttttttgcccTGTGCTAGCTTTATGCAAATCTCTCATTGTAGTATTAAAATATGAGACAAACTGAGAATGCTTGTTGTGGGAATGTTTTTCTGTACAGGGTGCgtggtttttctctttttagctTGCTGCAAGCTTAAAGGGAATACTTGGTGGGAGTAGAAGCTTATACAAGAGTGCCTGCATTACTGTTCGGCTGTAGCATTcacagctgtgtgctcctgAGCGGTGGTTCTTTGCTCGTGAAGGAGGCAGTTGCATCACGCTGTCATCATTTTGTAGTGCAGCATCCTCTTTGATATGGATATGCACTCTGAGCTTAGTATTTTATTAGTGTACTTTGCTTTCAAAACCCGTTGTCATGAGCCTattttgaaatgagaaaatagaATTCTGGAGCTATTGTCAAGTGgacatttttaattagaatgGATTGGAATGGTAAAATAATATATTCAGCTACGTTCAAATCACAGTTTAAAATATTCTCCATATTGTGGGTTTATGGCTGTGAACGTTTCTGTGAAGCAGGTTTGGCgcagctggaaaagcagctcCTGTGTGCCTCATCAGTGTGCATCCTTGGGCTGTGGCTGGAAGTTATATCTGTGAGTCTTCTGATTGCAAGAAAAGGAGGCTGCGTAACAGCTTAGGTTGTTGCCTTTGTGTGTGTCTTCTAATTCACACTGGAATATAAAGCAGGTCTtcaattgcttttctttattattatgtaTTATTCATCTTCATGAGttgaggaagatgaagaaattacAAAGACTTTGGCACTTAAAACGTTCTACTGATCCATAGAGTTTGTGTGGGAAGATTCTTTGTGAATTAAGACCTTAATACACGTATAAAATTTGGATCTGACTTCACAAAGGAGTGACATTATTGCACTTCAGTTGCTCTGAAACATTTATGGGTGTTGTAAGAGGGATTTTTTCATTCTACAGAGGGTGTTTTAAAAGGAGACCAAGCTAGTTAGTTAACTGTTACATATGACTGCagtgaggaataaaacatggTGACTTTTAGAAACAGTCTTCACTTAGCAGACAATAAGGAACAATCTCTAGGGAAGTGAGATCATGCTGTTTCAGAACATTTATTCGGAGTCTTTGTTTTCAAACTCTCCAAGTTTTGTattaaactgcttttttttctttcttcaaaaacagaaattaaagcagTCTCATACACAGGCTCTTGTGTGTCTGTCATTGATTTTGCAGGCGGTGAGCTATGTTTGAAGTTCCTCGAATGAGAGGAATGTTGGTTGATGATTTGTGGTGGCCATTCAGTTAATGGCACTGAGTTCTTACAAAATTCACTGCATggacagttgtttttttccaaaacaagcaCTGAGTGGGTGGAGTGATAACCAGTCACATAGATCTTATGCACTGTGGAATTCTGATAAATAGTTTAACAAGGGTGGAGTTTTCTGTGGTTTATCTATTTATAAATGGTTTATTCGTTTGCTTTCCAGCTATTAACACAAGCTCTGTTTAGATTGTGGGTAGTGTAGGGGGATAAGGAACTCTTTATTACTGTGATGTGTGGACACGTCTAAATAAAACATCACCATTTATCTGTTGGAAGTAAGAGTACTATATAATGATGTAGTCCATTTTAAATGCAGCGTGTTATGGTATCTTAACATAAACCAGTTCTAAACAATAACagatttttcactttgttttctttttaagaagtgGAGAATCTGAGTGATGCTCTGTTCTCCGGTGATGAAGAAAATGGTGGGTCTGAGGAACGAAAGACTGAAATCAATGGCAATTGGATTCCTGCAACTTCAATTACTGAAGCCAAAATAAATGCTAAAGCAAAGAGGCGGTTGAGGAAGAATTCTTCAAGAGATTCTGGGAGAGGAGACTCTGTTAGTGAGAATGGAGAGACGCAGAAGGCTGGGCTGGTTGTACCAACAAGCCCTAAGGGGAAAGTGCTGGACAGACGCTCCCGCTCTGGGAAAGGAAGAGGTCTTCCAAAGAAAGGTTGGTGTGGTTTGTTGATGAGAGTACCAGGATAAAGATTCTGTCCAGAATGTAGTGGTGGTGGTTTTATTGAGAATTGTATTCAGAACACACGGTCTTTGTGCAGGCACTTGGTTCTTTGTTAGGTAGTGGCAATAGGAGTTAGTTGTAGGTGGAATCttaccaggaaaaaaatgtgtgtattGTTAAATAACTTCAGACTTTAAGTATCTTTTATTAGTAAACTGAATACTGTTGTGGTCAAGTGGTTCACAGAACTGTTAACAGTGTAAACTGAGGGCTTGACCGTATTTAAAAGTACGGTTGTTTCAACCTTCAGTAATTCTTGTGCACTTCTGTGTGCACTGCTTTTAATATCTTAGTGGAAAGTAATGAAAAGACTAGTTGCTGAACATGTCATACAAATGCTTCTGCCACTTTCAGCATATGTTGCCAGAGTCAATGGCTACAAGCACACCTGTGAGTGAAAGAATGTTGGGTTGTGTTCCAAGTCTTGTTTGTAAACTGTCTGTCCTGGCTTCATTTCTTACTGTTCTGCATTTTGCCAGGTGGAGCAGGTGGTAAGGGAGTCTGGGGAACACCAGGTCAAGTGTATGATGTGGAAGAAGTAGATATTAAGGATCCTAATTACGATGATGACCAGGTAGGCAAACAAACTTCTTTGCTCAGtgcttgttttgattttatattaattaaaattactgTGATGCTCATATTAATAAATGCTTAACCTCCTAAGTTATATGGATGTTTGGCTGGCTTAAtactcttgtttgtttgtttgtttgagaatGGATTATTGACTTAAAGAAGACTGGTGTAGAAGTGTTGCAGTATTTAGTATGCACAGATCTTACACCCAAACCCTCCTTCTGTGCCTGACTAGACAGTGTGTTTTTCCCAGGTGTGTTCTTCTCTTGCAGGTTTTCATGGAGGTGAATGTTGCAGTGCTGCTCCGAGTTGCAAGCAGGCACTGTGTTAAAGTGCAACACGGACTGCAGCTGGGAGTTTAGCTCATGATGTTATTTTCTAGggatttctctcttctttgtaTCTCCAACACTGGGGATACAATATCTTGTATCTTCTTGGTACAAACACTTAAAGGAGTGTGAAGTTGAGGACCtggattttctgtttatttacatatatttatttaggaTATGTTGTGGAAGATTCTGCTTTACAGCTATGTAAACaccaacaaaaagaaagcaatttccTCACTAATTTTTTTATCAGATTAAATCTCTGAGATTACAGGCACAGATTAGTGATGTCTCTGTGACAGATGCATTTGTGAGACCATAAATAAAGCCTGTGTAACAACAGCAGAGTGATGGTGGTGAACTTTGAGCTGTAGCTTTTTGCTGTAGCCGTAACTGCTGAGATGCTCTGTGGGTATGTTAGAATCACTTCTTCCACCAATTCATCACAGATGAGCTGGTAGCTATTGAAAATGAAGTTGATGATtgcataaaataaatttgtatgAAAATTGAGAATTGCATTAAACTCCTGCTTAGCTTTTCTAAGATTGTAAACAAATGATATGATAGAAGAGTAGGCTTTTGGATTTCTGCTGTAATTCTTGGTCCTAGAATATTTCTTAAGTATCAGTTGGAAATTTCTTTGAAACGTCAGCAATCTGTAATATTGCTCTGAATGTTCTGTAGTCTGTGAGGAACTGAATCATAGTGGGGAGTCCTGGCAGTGCTAGAACTCTTCAGGACCTGTTGCTGCATAACATTTTCCTCTTAGGGAATAACTTGACTTATAGATGTTCTGGAAGTGCTTTTCTCTGTCTGCCAGATCTGTACCATGCTATCACCTGTCTGATCACGAAGGCCCTCTGGGGAAGAGGGCAAACAAGCAGGCTGGCAGGGACAGAAGTGTCAGTTGCAGGGAGGGTTGCCAGAAGTTTAATCTTGTGGACCTGATACCTGTGGGGCTGGGGTAGGAGTTTCTGTCACCCTCCCTTGAGTACCAGAGTACTTGATTCTGTGTTCACATGGTGTCAGAAGAATGCTAGGAACAGATTGTGGAGTATTTACTGTCATTTAACAGTGAATTCAGTTAACACTAAACTCAAAGTACAAGAAGTATGACTTTTAGCCAGCATTGTCCACACTTCAACCATAGAGACATAATCTGATATTTTCTGGTGGAACACTGGCTATGAGGACTAAAGCATTAGAGGTGTAGATTGTGTTTTGATGCTGTTAGCACTttataaaaatctttgtttttgtttccttttgaaatAGGAGAATTGTGTCTATGAAACAGTAGTTTTACCTCTGGATGAAAGAGCATTTGAAAAAACTTTAACACCGATCATACAGGAATATTTTGAACATGGAGATACTAATGAGGTTTCGGTATGTCATGTGCTTTACACTTATTTTAAGGGGCAAACTCACAGTGCACAAGTGAGTCCCGAGTGCTAGCTGTAAATGAATGTTTGCCAGAAAAGTGCATAGGAATGCCTTAGCAGTTAATTCATTACATAGGTAGAAGCACGTATGTAATTGTGGAAATATCTGTTAATAATGTACATTTCTATAATGGTGAGATCTTAATCTGTTCTGttttacaaattttattttaggagATGCTGAAGGATTTAAACCTCGgtgaaatgaaatacagtgtgCCAGTGCTGGCTGTTTCCTTGGCACTAGAGGGGAAGGCCAGTCACAGGGAGATGACATCTAAGCTTATCTCCGACCTTTGTGGGACAGTAGTAAGCAAAACTGATGTGGAAAAGTCATTTGACAGACTGCTTAAAGATCTGCCTGAATTAGTGTTGGATTCTCCCAGGGCACCACAGGTATATTGACAGATTTTTATGTTGGTCAtcaaaagtttttcttttaaattgtcCTAAAATTAATCAAGCAAAATGAAGTAAGACTGTATTTTGAAACATAGCTATGGAGAATCTTCCAGTTTGTAATCCCTGTATCCAGTTTCCCAGGCTATGCtttgagataaaaataaataaaatctgaaaaccAAGCATATTACACTTGTCTacttaaaactgttttcagGTTCAACTTTTActtaaaaatgcttctgttttgttgtaGTTGGTGGGCCAGTTTATTGCtagagctgttggagatggGATTCTGAGCAGTACTTACATAGATGGCTACAAAGGCACTGTGGATTGCATCCAAGCTCGGTAAGTTTCTTGAGGTCTATAGCTGTGGTTTTCTATTTCAAGTGCCTAAGAAAATCAGGAATTTGGGACTTGGGGACAAACCATTTGGTTCTCAGagttcatttctaattttaagCGATCAAAAACGCACAGTCTGCAATAACAACAAAGCCCAGATTTGCTCAGGTCAGCTAAGAAACGCTGGAAGCGCCTTGAAAACTTATTGATACGTTTTAGGTCAGTTTGTCGGGTTTGTTGTCCCACTGAAGTTTGAATGGGGAGCCTGAGCTGAAACAAGAAGTGGTTATAAAAGGTTTTGCCTTTAGGAAAAGTTTTAATGTGGCTAATGAGTCACAGCGTCAGCGCAGCTGCTTTAAAGATGTTGTGAAACACACAAGGGATGAAGTGTTTTGCCTCATAAAGGTTTCAAGTTTGTGCAGTATGTTTTCCTAGAATGTGGCACTTTATTCAtcaataaatgttttcagttcCAGGGTGAGATGTTTCAAGGAACATCAGAGAGTAGAGACGCTGTAATAATTAACCAtggtttttttattgtttgttctCCCATAAGTGTTTCAGACTTGGATAATGAGGTGCTGAGCTCCTAAAACTTAGAAAAGTTCAATTTGTTATGCTGCATACTTCTAGGAAGAAGGCCAGTGCTGAGTTGCCTAATTTGGGGGTTAAAGTTGTGAAAATTGATACATGTTACACAAGTTTCTCTTGTGGCATGAGGGATTTTAGCCTGTATATTCCACATCTGGGATGTTTTGCTGCCACTGCCATTTTTTGGCCAGTCTTTGCTGCCTGTTAAATCTCAGTGAATAGCTGTTTTTTCACTAGCATTAATATGAGCATTGGGAGATAACTGGACCTTCTTTAGCTGGATAGTGCTTAACTGGATCTgccatttcttcttttgctcaCCTACTTTagtttttcatctctttgcaACTACATATTTGCCTTCTGAAGTACTGTTTTGGCTTGAACTCTAAAGTTCCACAATTTCATAGATAGCAAATCCATTTCAGCATGAAAGTCACTTCTGTTTTGAGATGTAGCTGCCAAGCTGCATCCTTGGAGCAGTCCAGCTACAATTCATCTCTGGAAAAGAAactgttctttcctttgagaGCACTTCAGGTTCTGCATTCATGATTCAGCCTTACTGCCTTCGCAGGATTCTCCGCTGTCCTGAGTTCAGTATAACCAACAGTGTAAAGGTGGTGTGACCTCTTCCCAGACAGGATCACTTTGACTGAAGAGAAGTGATAGATGTGGTGGGGGGGGGTTGCTGTGGATGTTACAGGTGTCTTTCACTGAAGTTTCCTAACTTCCTAAAACACTACCTTTACTTTCTAGAGCTGCACTGGACCGAGCTACCGTGTTGCTGAGTGTGACAAAGGGTGGAAATCGCATAGACAACGTGTGGGGCTCAGGAGGTGGCCAGCAGTCTGTGAAACACCTTGTTAAAGAGGTAGCTGACTTCTACAAGTCTCTTCTCTCCAGAGTTTATTCTTTAAAGCTTATCTTGTTTGGGATGGAGCAGAGAAATACACATATCCTGCAGCTAAATGATGTTTGGtgtcatttattaaaaaaatgttcttatttcagtttgttttataCAAAGTAGGTTTTGAAAATTGATGATCATTTTGTAGGTAGACGTGGCTATCCTTAGTGACCAGTGGTGGAAACATACTGGCTCATATTCTGCATTGCAAGTGCACAGCTATTCTTGGTTTGTTAGAGTTTATAGTACAAAATGGTGAGGTAATTTTAGATTAcaaaataagtttattttttgGTGTCAGTGACAAAAAGCACCAATGACTTGAAAATAAACGAGGCTGGAAGGATTGTGAACACTTAGAGATTTGTTCTATGAAGTAGGCGGAAGGTTTAAAATAGTCATGATGTAATCTCTTTTGTGAGTGTAGCAGATGATAAAGAATTCAGGCATTAAGATAAACTGACATCACTTACAGCAAAGTTTTTAGTGCTAGCACATCTATATTATGCTACAGAGAGAGGTATTTGGCTTACATTGTGTTTCAGGTTGCTGTTCATGCCTCAACTTAATTACATTTACTAGAACTCCAGCTGCAGGTTTCAGGAGCTGGCTTGCTACTAGGTTGATCACAGATCACCAAACCAGTTGACAGCTTTTAAATCTTGTACCTAACTAGTgatgggttttttgtttgttttaaaatgcaatagATTGATATGCTGCTGAAAGAGTACTTGCTTTCTGGAGACCTGCTGGAAGCTGAACGTTGCCTTCAGGAACTGGAAGTACCCCATTTTCACCACGAACTTGTATATGAGGTAAGGAGAAACGAGTCCCTTTAATGACTGCCAGTAACACCaacaggttttgttttgatgtGGGTATGCATGCAGCTGGAATTTGAAGCTCCGTTGCAAGTTTTGATGTTGtttaaataaattgtttcaTGTAAAGTTTATGTGCTCACTTGTGCGTAGTGCAACAAGCTGCTGGTCCCTCTGGGAAGATCcagaattacattttgtttgttgGGTTCAGACAGACATCTGACAAATAAGAGCCTagcttgctttctgctgagGAATACCAGCAAAAGCCCCAGGTTGTATTGgagtttatttccttttaaatacaCATTACAACAGATTTCAGACATCTGGGTATGCTAACAGGTGTTACCTGTTTTTGATAAGTTATAGTTTCCTTTTCAGTGTGGAACTGTTCCATCTAAGTACATGTAGAAGGTTGAGATAATTCAGAACCACACTATATGAGAAAGAACTCTGCTGTATCTAGTAGTTGAAATGGTTGTTTACCAAGAAAGCCAAACACTCAAAGTCTATAAAATTATCTTTTCAATAAATTGACTCCTTATTCTAGGATAGAAAGTATTCTAGAATAGAAAGCAGACACCTTTTGTTGATGGGGTTTGTGGAGACTGGTACATTTTAAACTTAGGAGTTCTTTTTCTAAAATCCTAGATACAAAATTAATTGtcatcagtgctgcagcaaCCATGCAGATACAGCTATATACCCCTCAAACTAGGCAGTGCTCTTTACTGTCTagtcctttctcttttttcatacCTTTTATCTTTATGCAAATAACTTTTTATCAGGCTTTCCTTTCAAATAATAATATCCTGGAATTGGGACTGCTTGTAGCAAATGggctttctcccagaaaacacACAGTATTGCATTCACTCTTTTTTGCACTTTGGTATGCTTACACAACATGTACTTGTaccactattttctttttagttaaAAAACCTTGCATTATTTGTTTTAGGCAATTGTGATGGTTTTGGAGTCAACTGGAGAAAAGACCTTTAAAATGATGCTGGATTTGCTGAAATCTCTCTCGAGGTCTTCTGTCATTACTATGGACCAAATGAAAAGAGTAAGAATGGCATTTAAAGAACGCTGGGCAAGATCTTCAAGTagcttc
This portion of the Meleagris gallopavo isolate NT-WF06-2002-E0010 breed Aviagen turkey brand Nicholas breeding stock chromosome 8, Turkey_5.1, whole genome shotgun sequence genome encodes:
- the PDCD4 gene encoding programmed cell death protein 4 isoform X1 gives rise to the protein MEIEKQHAYVSTVEVENLSDALFSGDEENGGSEERKTEINGNWIPATSITEAKINAKAKRRLRKNSSRDSGRGDSVSENGETQKAGLVVPTSPKGKVLDRRSRSGKGRGLPKKGGAGGKGVWGTPGQVYDVEEVDIKDPNYDDDQENCVYETVVLPLDERAFEKTLTPIIQEYFEHGDTNEVSEMLKDLNLGEMKYSVPVLAVSLALEGKASHREMTSKLISDLCGTVVSKTDVEKSFDRLLKDLPELVLDSPRAPQLVGQFIARAVGDGILSSTYIDGYKGTVDCIQARAALDRATVLLSVTKGGNRIDNVWGSGGGQQSVKHLVKEIDMLLKEYLLSGDLLEAERCLQELEVPHFHHELVYEAIVMVLESTGEKTFKMMLDLLKSLSRSSVITMDQMKRGYERVYCEIPDINLDVPHSYSVLERFVEECFQAGIISKPLRDVCPSRYLFYYKEVLALSLKAGSYNLGMTGWYRD
- the PDCD4 gene encoding programmed cell death protein 4 isoform X2, whose product is MEIEKQHAYVSTVEVENLSDALFSGDEENGGSEERKTEINGNWIPATSITEAKINAKAKRRLRKNSSRDSGRGDSVSENGETQKAGLVVPTSPKGKVLDRRSRSGKGRGLPKKGGAGGKGVWGTPGQVYDVEEVDIKDPNYDDDQENCVYETVVLPLDERAFEKTLTPIIQEYFEHGDTNEVSEMLKDLNLGEMKYSVPVLAVSLALEGKASHREMTSKLISDLCGTVVSKTDVEKSFDRLLKDLPELVLDSPRAPQLVGQFIARAVGDGILSSTYIDGYKGTVDCIQARAALDRATVLLSVTKGGNRIDNVWGSGGGQQSVKHLVKEIDMLLKEYLLSGDLLEAERCLQELEVPHFHHELVYEAIVMVLESTGEKTFKMMLDLLKSLSRSSVITMDQMKRGYERVYCEIPDINLDVPHSYSVLERFVEECFQAGIISKPLRDVCPSRGRKRFVSEGDGGQLKLESY